A region from the uncultured Bacteroides sp. genome encodes:
- the upp gene encoding uracil phosphoribosyltransferase, with translation MKIINFGETNSILNQYVAEIRSVEVQKDRLRFRRNIERIGEVMAYEISKSFAYSVKEVKTPLGIAPVSTPDNKLVISTILRAGLPFHQGFLSYFDDAENAFVSAYRKYKDTLKFDIHIEYIASPRIDGKTLIITDPMLATGGSMELSYQAMLTKGHPAEIHVVSVIASRQAVDHIASVFPEDKTTIWCAAIDPEINEHSYIVPGLGDAGDLAYGEKE, from the coding sequence GAAGATAATTAATTTTGGCGAAACGAATTCAATATTAAACCAGTATGTAGCAGAAATTAGAAGCGTTGAGGTGCAAAAAGATCGCCTGCGTTTTCGCCGTAATATTGAACGAATTGGTGAAGTGATGGCTTATGAAATAAGCAAATCGTTTGCCTATTCTGTGAAAGAGGTTAAGACTCCTTTGGGCATTGCCCCCGTTAGTACTCCCGATAATAAACTGGTTATCAGTACCATCCTTCGTGCAGGTCTTCCTTTTCATCAGGGCTTTCTTAGCTATTTTGATGATGCCGAGAATGCTTTTGTTTCTGCTTATCGCAAATATAAAGATACACTAAAATTCGATATTCATATAGAATACATTGCCTCTCCCCGCATTGATGGAAAAACGCTTATCATTACCGACCCGATGCTTGCAACCGGAGGATCAATGGAATTAAGTTACCAGGCAATGCTTACTAAAGGGCATCCTGCTGAAATACATGTTGTTTCGGTAATAGCCAGCCGCCAAGCTGTAGACCATATTGCCAGCGTGTTTCCCGAAGATAAAACGACGATCTGGTGTGCAGCCATTGATCCTGAAATAAATGAACATTCGTATATTGTACCGGGCTTAGGCGATGCCGGCGATCTGGCTTACGGTGAGAAGGAATGA
- a CDS encoding 2-oxoacid:ferredoxin oxidoreductase subunit beta: MSELEFTSKDFKSDQYVRWCPGCGDHALLNSLHKAMAELGIAPHNIAVISGIGCSSRLPYYMNTYGFHTIHGRAAAIATGVKVANPELSVWQISGDGDALAIGGNHFIHVLRRNVNINIVLLNNRIYGLTKGQYSPTSPRGFVSKSSPYGTIEDPFRPVELTFGARGRFFGRCVDVDGASSIEVLVASAKHKGASVVEVLQNCVIFNDHSQASVATKADRAKNAIYLKQGQPMIFGENSEYGLMQEGFGLKVVKLGENDISEKDLLVHDAHCEDDTLHLKLALMEGPDFPVALGIIRDVEGPCYDECIHAQIEEVRSKKKDHTLEELLMKGEIWEVK, translated from the coding sequence ATGAGTGAACTAGAATTTACATCAAAAGATTTCAAAAGCGATCAATATGTACGTTGGTGCCCCGGATGCGGCGACCATGCTTTACTCAATTCGCTTCATAAGGCAATGGCAGAACTGGGCATTGCCCCCCATAACATTGCAGTAATTTCAGGTATCGGTTGTTCTTCCCGCTTACCTTATTATATGAATACCTACGGATTTCATACCATACACGGACGTGCAGCTGCCATTGCCACAGGTGTAAAGGTAGCCAACCCCGAATTGAGCGTATGGCAAATATCGGGTGACGGAGATGCTCTGGCTATCGGCGGAAATCACTTCATCCACGTACTGCGTCGTAATGTAAACATCAATATCGTACTACTTAATAACCGCATATACGGTTTAACTAAAGGGCAGTATTCTCCTACTTCACCTCGTGGGTTTGTGTCAAAATCATCTCCCTACGGAACAATAGAAGACCCTTTCCGCCCGGTAGAGTTAACCTTTGGTGCACGCGGACGATTCTTTGGTCGTTGTGTAGATGTTGACGGCGCCTCGTCGATAGAAGTTCTTGTGGCTTCGGCCAAGCACAAAGGAGCATCCGTGGTAGAAGTTTTGCAAAACTGCGTTATCTTTAATGATCACTCACAAGCATCCGTAGCCACTAAAGCCGATCGTGCGAAGAATGCCATCTACCTTAAACAAGGGCAACCGATGATCTTCGGTGAAAACAGCGAATACGGATTGATGCAAGAGGGTTTCGGCCTGAAAGTAGTGAAATTGGGAGAAAATGACATTAGTGAAAAAGACCTTCTGGTGCACGATGCCCATTGTGAAGACGACACTCTACACCTGAAACTGGCATTAATGGAAGGTCCCGACTTTCCGGTTGCCTTAGGAATTATACGCGATGTAGAAGGTCCCTGCTACGACGAATGTATTCATGCACAAATAGAAGAGGTTCGCTCAAAGAAAAAAGATCATACTCTTGAAGAGTTGTTGATGAAAGGTGAGATTTGGGAAGTTAAATAA
- a CDS encoding 2-oxoacid:acceptor oxidoreductase subunit alpha: MADEMMVKNLERVVVRFSGDSGDGMQLAGNIFSNLSAVLGNDISTFPDYPAEIRAPQGTLSGVSGFQVHIGAKKVFTSGDKCDVLVAMNPAALKTNVRFITPQSIIIIDTDSFTKKDLEKALYSTEDPFKELNIHNQVIDAPISSMCKESLKDSGLDNKEAIRCKNMFALGLVCWLFNRPLEHAMHMLQNKFSKKPTIAEANIKVLTDGYNYGHNTHASVSTYRIESKNTKEKGFYTDVNGNLATSYGLVAAAEKAGIPLFLGSYPITPATDILHNLSKLKELGVITVQCEDEISGCCSAIGASFTGCLGVTSTSGPGLCLKSEAINLAVIAELPLVVIDVQRGGPSTGMPTKSEQTDLMQAMYGRNGESPLVVIAATSPTNCFDSAFMAAKIALEHMTPVILLTDGYIANGSAAWKIPSMKDYPSINPPYVTPEMQEDWKPYKRDLESLVRYWAIPGTEGFQHRLGGLEKDYDTSAISTDSDNHQKMTLTRQAKIDYIATCIPKLEVQGDKEDAELLIVGWGGTFGHLYSALEIMQSQGKKVALAHFQFINPLPQNTAEVLRKYKKIVVAEQNMGQFATILRSKVPGLTINQFNRVKGQPFNVLRLVEEFTKIMEEK, translated from the coding sequence ATGGCAGACGAAATGATGGTTAAAAACTTGGAGAGGGTAGTTGTTCGCTTCTCCGGCGACTCCGGCGATGGAATGCAATTAGCCGGAAACATCTTCTCCAATCTATCAGCTGTTCTGGGAAATGATATCTCTACATTTCCCGATTATCCGGCAGAAATTCGTGCTCCGCAAGGAACTTTAAGCGGAGTATCCGGTTTCCAAGTACATATTGGTGCGAAGAAAGTATTCACTTCCGGAGATAAATGCGACGTTCTGGTTGCCATGAACCCGGCTGCACTAAAAACCAATGTGAGATTTATCACTCCTCAATCGATCATTATTATCGATACAGATTCGTTCACAAAAAAAGATCTGGAGAAAGCACTCTACTCTACTGAAGACCCTTTCAAGGAACTTAATATCCACAATCAGGTGATAGATGCACCCATCTCATCTATGTGCAAAGAGAGCCTTAAAGATAGCGGGTTAGATAATAAGGAAGCCATTCGCTGCAAAAACATGTTTGCGCTGGGACTGGTCTGCTGGTTATTCAACCGGCCACTGGAGCATGCCATGCACATGCTTCAAAATAAATTCTCAAAGAAGCCGACCATTGCCGAAGCAAACATAAAAGTGCTAACTGACGGATATAATTACGGGCATAACACACATGCATCTGTCTCTACTTATCGTATAGAATCAAAAAATACTAAAGAGAAGGGATTTTATACGGATGTAAACGGAAACCTGGCTACTTCGTATGGGTTGGTTGCCGCTGCCGAAAAGGCGGGTATACCACTCTTTCTGGGTTCATATCCTATTACTCCGGCTACAGATATTCTGCATAATTTATCTAAGTTAAAAGAATTAGGCGTTATCACTGTTCAATGCGAAGATGAAATTTCCGGTTGTTGCAGTGCCATCGGTGCTTCTTTTACCGGTTGTCTGGGCGTTACTTCAACCTCCGGCCCTGGCCTTTGCCTAAAAAGCGAAGCCATCAACCTAGCTGTTATAGCAGAACTTCCATTGGTTGTTATTGATGTACAGCGCGGTGGTCCTTCTACCGGTATGCCTACAAAAAGTGAACAGACCGACCTGATGCAAGCAATGTATGGGCGCAACGGAGAGAGCCCGCTTGTAGTTATTGCGGCGACTTCGCCAACCAACTGTTTCGATTCGGCTTTTATGGCCGCCAAAATAGCATTGGAGCACATGACGCCGGTTATTCTCCTTACCGACGGATACATAGCCAATGGTTCCGCAGCTTGGAAGATACCATCTATGAAAGATTACCCCTCCATAAATCCACCTTATGTGACACCCGAAATGCAAGAAGACTGGAAGCCTTACAAGCGCGATCTGGAGTCGTTAGTTCGCTATTGGGCTATCCCGGGCACAGAAGGTTTCCAACATCGTTTAGGCGGATTGGAAAAGGATTATGACACCAGTGCTATTTCTACCGACTCGGATAATCATCAAAAGATGACCCTTACGCGCCAAGCCAAGATTGACTATATTGCCACTTGCATTCCTAAACTGGAAGTACAAGGCGACAAAGAGGATGCAGAACTCCTGATAGTAGGCTGGGGTGGAACCTTCGGACATTTATACTCCGCACTGGAGATTATGCAAAGCCAGGGAAAGAAAGTAGCTTTGGCGCATTTCCAGTTCATCAATCCATTGCCTCAAAACACGGCTGAGGTATTGAGAAAATATAAAAAGATAGTTGTAGCCGAACAAAACATGGGCCAATTTGCCACTATTCTCCGTTCGAAAGTCCCCGGATTAACGATTAACCAGTTTAATCGGGTAAAGGGACAGCCCTTCAATGTATTAAGACTTGTAGAAGAATTCACCAAAATTATGGAGGAAAAGTAA